The following nucleotide sequence is from uncultured Draconibacterium sp..
GTAAGCTGTAAAGGGAATCGATTCTCCATCACCGTTAGCATTGTGTCGTAACTCCAACTGAAATGGCTGATCATCAGCAGTAAGTTCTCCGGGAGTTTTTACCAAATTCAGAAAGTGGGTTTCGTTATATCCCCAGTATTTTAGTCTAAAACTCAATAAACTATCTGTAATCCACGCATCTTCAACAATTATCGGATCGTTACCAATACTGTCTTCATTTTCTTCGGTAATGTCCATAATTCCTTTCATCAACACATCGCTGATGTCATTTATCCGAACAAAATAGCGTTCCTCAACACTGCTTGTTTGGTCTTCATCCAAAATAGTGTAGTTTACCAATACACGGTCGCCATCCGAAAAATCCTGACTCCAACCAGCAACTGATGCAGCAGCAGGAATCAAAACATAACCATTGTCCATTACCAATTTACTAACTTCATCATCTCCTCCTTTATAAATTCCAAAACCTATCCAATAGTCTCCTATTGAATAACCATCGTTATCATCCAAACAACTGGTAAATATTACCAGTATTCCCATTAAAATTCCTAATGCTAATTTCTTCATCACTCTTTAATTTATTTAATCACAGTTGATAGATGTTGGAAAAATAAAAATGGTTGCGTTGAGTAAATAAAAATATATTGTAGTTTTAGCAGAAGAATAAGTTGGCACAACTTTTGTCATCCATATATGTATATATTTACATATATTTGAACAAAAATTTATCGTTTATGGTTGATAATAGTAAAAGCAAAAATAAAATGAAAACAAAAGTAACTACATTAATGGTGGCTATTGTATTGATGTTTGGGTACACATCATGCAATGCAAAAGCAGAGAATAATTCGGCAGAAAAACCGACCGAATCAGTTTCAAAGGCAGAAAAAGCAACAACCATGCTAACCAAAGAGATGTTTTTGGAAAAAGTGTGGGACTACGAAAACTCACCTCAGGAATGGAAATATAAAGGAGACAAACCGGCGTTAATCGATTTTTACGCAGACTGGTGCGGACCTTGCCGAACTGCAGCTCCTATATTGGAAGAAGTGGCCGGTGAATTTGCAGAAGAAGTAATTGTATATAAAATTGACACACAGGTTGAACGTGAACTAGCCGCAGTATTTGGCGTAAAAAGTATTCCTGCATTTTTGTATATCCCTATGGAAGGGAAACCAACAATGGCATCGGGAATTGCACGTACCAAAGAAGATACCAAGAAGATGTTTACGCAAAACATCAATAATATTCTGCTTAAGAAACAACAAAGTAACGAAGCACTTTAATACAAGAAATAATATAAAGAAAAGGCTGTCTGAAAATACTCAGGCAGCCTTTTTGTTTTTACAATCGATTAATTTTGGTGCTATTCAGAAAATCGATTGTCTTGTTTATTGCTTCATACATTACAATGTCCTCTTCAACAAATTTTACCTTTTTTCGGTAGGCAGATATAAAGCGTTCAATAAACGGCGAAGATTTTACAGGTCGACGAAAATCCATCGCCTGGGCTGCATTGTATAATTCTATTGCCAGAATTTTCTCGGTATTCAGCACCACTTTTAATGTTTTTGTTGCTGCGTTTCCACCCATGCTTACATGGTCCTCCTGCTCGTTCGACGAAGGTATAGAATCAACCACGCAGGGAGTACAAAGTTGTTTATTCTGACTTACAATCGATGCTGCTGCATATTGTGGAATCATAAAACCTGAATTCAATCCGGGATTGGCCACCAAAAATTCGGGTAGTCCGCGTTCGCCGGAAATTAAACGATAAGTTCTTCGTTCAGATATACTTCCCAGTTCGCTAATGGCCATTGCCAGAAAATCAAGCGATAAAGCCAGCGGCTCGCCATGGAAATTACCTCCTGAGATGATTAAATCCTCATCAGGAAAAACAGTTGGATTATCGGTTACCGAATTTATTTCAGTCTCGATAACTGTGGCTACATAATTAACTGCATCTTTTACTGCACCGTGTACCTGCGGAATACAACGGAAAGAATAAGGATCCTGAATGTGTTCTTTTGGTTTGGCCTGCATTTCGCTGCCGGTTAAAACATTCCTGAAATTTTTGGCCGTTTCAGCCTGTCCTTTATGTGGCCGAATGCGCTGAATATTCTCTGAAAATGGTTCGATTAAGCCATCAAAAGCATCTAATGAAAGTGCACCGATTATATCTCCCTGATCGATTATACGGAACGTTTTTAGCAAAGTATAAACTGCATGAGCACTCATAAACTGAGTACCGTTTAACAATGCCAGTCCTTCTTTGGCTTCCAGTTTTATTGGCTCCCACCCCAGCTTTTCAAGGACATTGATTGATTGTTGTCGTTTTCCTTCAAAATTTACTTCTCCCAACCCCAGCAGTGGCAGAAATAACTTTGCCAACGGTGCCAAATCGCCACTGGCACCAAGCGATCCTTGTTCGCAAACAACAGGCAAAACATTGTTATTAAACAAATCGAGGATGCGTTGTACAGTAATTAACTGTACCGCCGAATTTCCTTTCGATAGCGCATGTGCTTTTAGTAACAACATTAATTTTACTACGTCGCCGGGAATTTCAGGCCCGATATTACAAGCATGCGAAACCACCAGGTTTTCCTGCAATTTACTCAGTCCATCTTTTGAAATTTCGATGTCGCACAGTGCGCCAAAACCTGTATTAATTCCGTAAAGTGGTTTTTCTGCCCTTTCTAATTTATTGTCGAGGTATTTTTTACTTTTGTTAATCAGCTCAATTGCGATATCGGAAAGCCTCAGTTTAACGTTATTCTCCAGGATATCCTGAATATTCTCGTAAGTAAGATTTTTGGGTGTTATTTCGAAAATACGATTTGCCATGATTTAATTGTATGACTTTGTTTATTTGATAAATGAGTATTGTTTTAACAGGTAAAACATTTACCCGTCAATTTTTTCATATTCCCACAACGTTGAAATATGTAACCACGAAATCAAATACAAAATCACGGGAAACGAACGTCTCCGCCAAGGGTTTTTACATGTCTGTTTAAAAGCGATAAAATCATTGCCTCAAGCTATTTTTTGGCAATATCGTACAATCTGTTTAGCTATTTAAGGATATTTATCAGTTCTTGCGCCCCCACTAACTGCTGCTCCCCTGTTTCCATATTTTTTAGGGTAAATTTACTGGCCTCCATTTCATTGTCGCCGGCCAGAATTACATAGGCAATTTCTTTGCGGTTAGCGTAAGTCATTTGCTTTTTCATTTTGGCACTTTCCGGAAAGATTTCGGCATTTACACCATTTTTACGCAACTGTGCCAAAACAGGCAAACAGTAGGCTTCTTCTTTTTCTCCAAAATTCACAAACAATGCTTTTGTTGTTTCCAGAGATTCTTCAGGGAAAGCATCTAACTGAACCAGCACATCGTAAATACGCTCGGCTCCAAACGAAACGCCAACTCCGGAAACATCGGGCATACCAAAAATTCCGGTCAGATCATCATAACGGCCACCACCACAAATGCTCCCAATTTGTACATCATTCGATTTTACTTCGAAAATAGCACCGGTATAATAATTCAATCCACGTGCTAAAGTCAGATCGAGTTCAACTGTTGTATTTAATTCTACGTTTTCCAGGTAGGCAAACATAGTACGCATTTCTGCAATTCCTTTGGCACCTGTTTCTGTACCACCAATAACTGTTTCAATCTGCGCCAGCTTCTCAACGGTACTTCCTTCCAGTTTTAAAATGGGTTGAAGTTTGTCAACGGCCTCCTGCGAGATTCCTTTTTCCAGCATTTCGGCATTTACCTTTTCCAAACCAATTTTATCCAGCTTATCAATGGCAACAGTAATGTCTACCATTCGGTCGGCTTCGCCAATGGCTTCGGCAATTCCGGCCAAAATTTTACGGTTGTTAATTTTAACTGTTGTATTAATTCCGAGTCGTTGAAAAACCTCATCGATAATTTGTACCAGCTCCACTTCATTCAGCAAACTGTTGCTACCAATTACATCAACATCGCACTGGTAAAACTCGCGGTAACGTCCTTTCTGAGGTCGGTCGGCACGCCAAACCGGCTGAATCTGGTAACGCTTAAACGGAAAAGCAATATCATTTCGGTATTGCACAACGTAACGTGCAAATGGCACTGTTAAGTCGTAACGCAATCCTTTCTCCGACAATTTTGTGGTAAGCTTGTTCGAGTTTTTCTCATCCAGCATTTCCTGCGGAACCTTCGAAATAAAATCTCCCGAATTCAAAATTTTAAACAGCAGCTTATCCCCTTCTTCGCCATATTTACCCATCAATGTTGAAAGGTTTTCCATTGCAGGTGTTTCAATCGGTTGAAATCCGTACAAACGAAATACATCTTTAATGGTATTGAAAATATAATTTCTTCTCACCATTTCTGACGGTGAAAAATCGCGGGTGCCTTTTGGAATCGAAGGTTTTTGTGCCATCGTTTTAAAATTTTATGAGGCTGCAAAAGTAAGAATTTCTGTTTAAACAAACAGCGTTGACACAAAAGGAATAAGATAGAATTAAAGCGTTATTTTCAGCGACTTTAAAATATGTCGGATATAATCAGCACTTTCCTTTTCGTCTTCTTTTGGTGCCCAGCTGGCAAAATTCTTATCATCCGATGGCGAATAAGGTCCGTCTTTTACCTCGTATACAACGGTGCCGCGCTCTAAAGCGATTATGGTATGCCAAACCGCCGGAGGTATTTCAACACCATAATTTTCCTTGTTATCAAGAATTAAATTCTCGGTAATGTTACCATCATCATCGAAAAACACAACTGCCATTTTTCCCCGAAGTAGTATAAAGACCTCCCTCTTATCAGGATTTTCGTGTTTATGAGGCTGAACATATGATCCCGGCTCAACTGCATTTAACATCCGGTTTATCGGGTCGTTAAAATTGCTGTGGTAATTTAAATTTTTGCGTTGCCGATCTGCCTGCTTCGCTTCTGCACACAAGTTATCCAGCGTTTGTTTGTCAATCTTTTTTATCATTTTATTGCAAAAAGCGAATGGTAAAAGGGTATTTATAAGGTGTGCCGTTGCTGGCCGAAACCGATGCAACGATTACCAAAACCAGCCAGGCAATGCCGAAACCAATAAGCATTAAAACGCCAATTCCAACGAGGATAAGAATTAAAGAAATGAAAAAAATGATCGACCAGGTAATTTGGAAATTAAGAACTTCCTTGCCCTGATCATTTACAAACTCGTATTCATCTTTTTTGATTAGATACACGATGAGTGGGCCAATTATATTTCCGGCAACTGGTAATATAAAAGTTGCCAAAGCAGCAAGATGAACTAACATTCCCCACTGGCGCTCATTCGGATCATCTATTATTCGGTACATTTTTTTGTTTTTAGTTCAACTAAGCTAACGATTTTTTGTTTATTCGTGCAAGAATTAAACAGGCAGAATTATAAAAAATGGAAGACAGGAAAAAAGAAGGACGTTACGGAAGAATTTACAAACAACTTAGCGAACTGGTTTTAAAAAGTAACAATACCCAGGCACGAATGGCAACTATTATTGCCGTTTTGCATCATAAAATGGATTACTTTTTTTGGACCGGATATTACCTGATTGAAAATGGAGAAATGACCGTAAACTCATACCAGGGGCCGGTTGCTTGCCAGATATTAGAAAAAGATAAAGGTGTATGCTGGGCCGCCTTCAATAAAAAAGAAACGGTTGTGGTTGAGGATGTTCATGCTTTCCCTGATCATATTGCCTGCGACTCGCGCTCAAATTCAGAAATAGTAGTTCCCCTAAAAAACCAGGCAGGCGAAGTAATTGGCGTTTTGGATATTGACAGCTCAGAAAAAGCTTCTTTTACGAAAGTAGATGCCAATTGGCTGGAGAAAATTCTGGAATTAATTTGGAGCTAATCTTCTCATTCAGCAATACAAGGTTTAGTTTTTTCTAATTTAAGTATTATAATGAAATTAATATATACAACAATTGTTTTGCTAATCGGCTTTTTACTTGCCATTCAGGGAAGTATTAATACCCAACTAACTACCTATTTAAAACACCCGATGCAAGGAGCTTTAATAAGTTTTTTTGTGGGTTTTTTAGCACTTCTAGCATTGAATTTCATATTTAAAACAGAAATTCCAAACTGGGGGCATTTAAATACGGCTCCATGGTATGTATTTGCGGGCGGTTTGCTGGGAGCAATTTTTGTTTCGTCGGTAATCTTTTTCATACCAAAAATTGGCGTCACCACCGTTTTGGCAGCGTCAATTGCCGGACAACTCATTGCTGCTTCTGTTATTGATCATTTTGGTTTTTTCGGATTAGAACAGCACCCCGTTTCAATGGGTAAAATTGGAGGAATTGTTTTATTAGCCTTTGGCATTTTCCTTATCCAAAAATATTGACAGAAGAATCAGTATAAAAGGTATTCAACTGATTCGAATCCAAATATTCGGATTCATTTGAATTAAACCACATTATAAGTAATCACCCGGTACTAACTATTTATTTCATACTTTTACCCCCGAATGGAAAGCAAACGATTAAATAAGGCCATTTCGGAAACCGGTTTTTGTTCGCGTCGTGAAGCCGATAGATTGATTGAAAATGGAAAGGTTAAAGTAAATGGTGAAGTTGCCGGGCTTGGCGTTCAGGTTACAATCGATGATCGTATCGAGGTTGATGGCCAACTTGTAACCAAAGAAGTTCCGAATATCTATCTCGCTTTTCATAAACCGGTTGGAATTACCTGCACCACCGACACCAATAAAAAAGACAACATTGTAGATTTTATCAATTTCCCGGAGCGAATATTTCCTATTGGTCGCCTCGACAAACCCAGCGAAGGACTGATTTTTATGACCAACGACGGCGATATTGTAAATAAAATTCTTCGTGCCGGGAACAATCACGAAAAAGAATACATTGTTAACGTCAACCGAAAAATCACCCAGGCTTTTATCCGGCAAATGAGTAACGGCGTTCCCATTCTCGACACAGTAACAAAAAAATGCCAGGTAGAACGCATCAATGATTTCACTTTTCGTATTATTCTTACGCAGGGTTTAAACCGCCAAATCCGCAGAATGTGCGCACACCTTGGCTATGAAGTTACCCGCTTGAAACGGGTTCGGATAATGAACATTGAACTCGGAAATTTAAAACGTGGCAAATATCGTCATTTCACTTCCGAGGAGCTAAAAGAAATTAACCGGCTGGTTGCCGACTCCAGCAAAACCCAGGAAGCCTCGGAAGATTAAGCCGGTCGGCTCGCAACAATCTAAAACCAAGAATAGCTTATTACATTTAAGTTTTTTTGTGATTTGTTTAGGAACTCAATCACGAACTTTTTAATAATAAAAGTGTTTATTTGCAACCACTTAAAACAATGAAACAATAGAATGAGAGCGAGTGCAATGTTATTAATTCCTTTGTTAATATTTATGCTACTGGTAGATATTTACACCTTCCGTGGTATAAAACCGCTGCTCGCAAAACTCGCAAATAAGCTGCTAAGAAAATCGTTGGCCATACTTTTCTGGAGCATCTCAATTGTTGTTTTTGCAGGTTTTTGCCTGTTTATGTTCGGCATTCAGCAAGTAAAACAGTCCGATGCCTACATTTACGTCGGGTACCTCGTAGTTAGTTTTGCCTTGTTTTACATACCAAAGTTTGTATTCATTGTTTTTGTGTTGCTGAAAGATATCCAGTTGCTTTTCAAAACGATTTTTAACTGGATAAAGGGAAAAAGAAAAAAAAGTTTATCACCAAATAATTCGGGGAGGAAAATGGAGAGAGCAGAGTTTTTATATCAAATGGGGCTGGTTTTAGCAGCTGTTCCGTTTGCAGGGATTCTTTATGGAGTAACAAAAGGTAAATTCAATTACCGTGTAATGCGCGAAACAATCAGTTTCGATAATTTGCCAAAATCGTTTAAAGGACTAAAAATCGTACAAATTTCAGATATGCACCTTGGCAGTTTTAATAAAAAGTTCGATCAGGTGGCAAAAGCTGTTGAATTGATTAACGAACAGGAGCCGGACATACTTTTGTTTACGGGCGACCTGGTAAATAATTTTGCCGAAGAAACCGAAGGCTGGGCACCGGTTTTATCGCAACTAAAAGCCAAAATTGGTAAATATTCGGTGCTTGGGAATCATGATTACGGTGATTATTCAGATTGGGAATCGGCAGCTGCCAAAGAAAAAAACCTTGCAGCCATAAAAAAATTTCATCAGAAAATTGGTTTCCGTTTATTGCTTAATGAAACAGAAACAATAAATATTAATGGTGAAGAAATTGCATTAATTGGTGTTGAGAACTGGGGTAAACCACCTTTCCCTCAGCACGGCGATTTGCAAAAAGCTTCGAAGGATGCTGAAGGTCAGCAATTCAAAATTTTAATGAGCCACGATCCTTCGCACTGGGATGCTGAAACACTGCCAAAAACCGATATCGACCTTACATTTGCAGGGCACACTCATGGCATGCAGTTTGGAATTGAGCGGGCCGGAATTAAGTGGAGCCCGGTACAATATAAATATCCGCGCTGGGGTGGTTTATATCGCGAGAAAGAACAATTTTTGTACGTAAACCGTGGTTTTGGATACATTGGTTTTCCGGGCAGAATTGGAATGCCTCCCGAGATTACAGTAGTGGAATTAACTTAACACAAAATATTCTTTTAATCCTCCAAATTGAAGATGCTTCTATCCATAAATTCTCTAATTTATTGTACATTGCCGCGTAATCTAAATCAACAATGAAGATCAGTCCGCGAATACAATTCCTTATTAAAAATGGTTTGAAAGGTTTTATTTGGCTTCTCATAATTTTGGGGGCTTATTTCCTTTTTAAAGAACTTGTAATATCGCATGCGCCGGATGAATGGATGGATAAAATTTATGCCAAGCCCATGTTGGTTTACCTTGTATACTGTTTGTCCGAATTTTTCTTCGGAATTATCCCGCCCGAGCTATTTATGATTTGGGCAATTAATAAAGATACCATTGCACATTATTTTATTAACCTGGCTTTTTTTGCCGCCGTTTCGTACGCAATGGGATATCTTACTTTCCTTATAGGACGTTTTTTTTACAAGCGCGAAGGTTTTAAGCGGTTCCGAAATACCTTACTTAAAGAACAATGGCCACTACTAAAAAAATATGGCCTGTTTCTTATTATTGTGGCTGCACTCACTCCCCTTCCTTGGGCGGCTATAAGCCTTTTGGTTGGCTCGGCCGGATACCCATCAAAACGCTACCTAAAATATGCCTTGTTCCGTTTTTTACGCTTTGCAATTTACGGCTACATCATTTTTCAAACACATATAATTTAATCCTATACAAAACATACATTCCACTCTTTTGTTACTACTAACAAAGCGATGAATAATGTTTGACAGACTAAGAAAGAAGTGGAAACTGAACAGTAATTTTCAGGTTGTGATCATCCTGTTTGTTTTTTCCATTACCGGAAGCGCAGCACTATACGTTCGAAAGGCAGTTTTTGATTTGGCAGGGATTACCGATGCAACCAGTTTGTGGATTAAAGTACCCCTGTATATAGTTACTGTTGTTCCGGCATACCAGGTTTTATTTCTGTTGTTTGCTTCGCTTTTAGGGCAGTTCAGATTTGCCTGGGAGTTTGAAAAGAAGACTTTTTCACGATTTATTCCAAAAAAGAAATGAGAACACTAGCATTAATATTCACACTATTAATTTATTCAAACAGCGGTATGAGTAAAGATTTACAGAAAGCCACGCTCGGCGGAGGATGTTTTTGGTGTACCGAGGCCATTTACCTGGAGTTAAAAGGAGTTGTTGACGTAAAACCAGGTTACAGTGGCGGACACGTAAAAAACCCAACTTACAAACAGGTTTGCGAAGGAACAACCGGTCATGCCGAAGTAGTGCAAATTACTTTCGATCCGGAAGTAGTGAGCTTTTCAGAAATTCTGGAAGTGTTTTTTATGACACACGATCCAACAACTTTAAACAGACAAGGCAACGATGTTGGTCCGCAATACCGTTCCGCCATTTTCTATCATAACGAAAAGCAAAAAGAGGTGGCTGAGCGTGTTATTGATCTTTTTGAAAAAGAGGAAGTTTACAGCAAACCAATAGTAACAGAGGTTACCGGGTTTGACAAGTTTTATGTTGCCGAAGATTACCACATCAATTATTATGCACGCAACAAAACACAGGGCTATTGCCAATTTGTTGTGGCTCCAAAACTAGAGAAATTCAAAAAGATATTTAAAGACCAGTTGAAAAAATAAACAACCTTTAACCAAATTGCGAGTTATGAAAAGAATTGTATTTGCTCTTTGCCTGCTAACTTTTGCCTTTGCTGTTTCGGCGCAAGATCAACGCGAATTCTCATACACCGAAGGCGACACCACCTACACCATGAAACGTTATGTTTTTATGCTGCTTGAGAGTGGAGAAACAAAAAGTAAAGACTCAACTGAAGCAGCGCATTATCAGGAATTGCATATGGCACACTTAAATAAGTTGGCTGAAAGTGGAAAACTTATTGTAGCCGGTCCGTTTGAGGGTGGCGGCGACAATCGTGGGCTACTAATTTTTGATGTAGAAACCGTTGATGAAGCACTAAAACTGGAAGGTGAAGATCCATCAGTAAAAACAAACAGGTTAAAAATGAATGCCTTCTACTGGTGGGGCGCCAAAGGAACCGTAATTAAATAAATACCACCAAACGAATAATGCTTGATGGTATTTTTATGATTTCCTTACAAAGTTAAAACATGCCTCCCCTCCTTCATGTAATCAGTAATTTCACCCATATACTTCACTTCAACTCCCAGTTCTTCAAGTTTCTCTGAAATTCCATACATATCTGAACAGCCCTTGCATGCTTTTACCGCAGTTCCCTGGTCCATAATCTTTTTTACATAGTCCTGGATATCTTTATTTTCTACCAATACTTTTTGCGATGGTCCCCAAACCACCAGTGTTATGTCTTTCCACCAGTCGAATCGTTTGGAATTGAACGTATACATCAGAACCATTTTTTCAGCCACTTCCTTGTCGCCGCTGGTCCAAAGTACCACCAGTTTTTCGGAGGCCGGAATTTCTTCCATTTGAGGCTCGTTTTCTACTTCTGGGTTATTTGCCAGTCCGCTGAAAGAGAATCCCAGCAGCATAACAAATACAATTAAAAATCGTGTTTTCATTTTTTAGCATTAAGAATTAGAAACTATTATTTACTACAAATTCGTCAAGCACTCGCTTTTCCTTCTCCGGCCATTCAACAGGAACGCCAACCGGTGTAAAGCAAACACGCGTAAAATGATCTGGGATATTAAATACTTTGCGGGTAATTTCTTCAGAAAACGAATCGGTAATATGAACCGTTCCATAACCAAGTGCACGTGCTGCCAACATTAAATTTGCTGCCGCCAAGGGTCCGTCCCAATGATTGTATTGCGGGTAAATACTGTTATTATCGGTAAGAACGACAATATAAGCCGGCGCCGACAAATAGCCTTTGCTCAACTGGTCTTCATACTCGTTCAATTGTTTCTTCAGTTCTTCTCCCTTAAGTTTTTTGGCATCTTTAAGGTAAGCT
It contains:
- a CDS encoding NigD-like protein produces the protein MKKLALGILMGILVIFTSCLDDNDGYSIGDYWIGFGIYKGGDDEVSKLVMDNGYVLIPAAASVAGWSQDFSDGDRVLVNYTILDEDQTSSVEERYFVRINDISDVLMKGIMDITEENEDSIGNDPIIVEDAWITDSLLSFRLKYWGYNETHFLNLVKTPGELTADDQPFQLELRHNANGDGESIPFTAYVSFSLNSLRVEGLDSVRFEVTATDYQDVVYQDSGVFNYENLELPMP
- a CDS encoding thioredoxin domain-containing protein yields the protein MKTKVTTLMVAIVLMFGYTSCNAKAENNSAEKPTESVSKAEKATTMLTKEMFLEKVWDYENSPQEWKYKGDKPALIDFYADWCGPCRTAAPILEEVAGEFAEEVIVYKIDTQVERELAAVFGVKSIPAFLYIPMEGKPTMASGIARTKEDTKKMFTQNINNILLKKQQSNEAL
- the hutH gene encoding histidine ammonia-lyase, yielding MANRIFEITPKNLTYENIQDILENNVKLRLSDIAIELINKSKKYLDNKLERAEKPLYGINTGFGALCDIEISKDGLSKLQENLVVSHACNIGPEIPGDVVKLMLLLKAHALSKGNSAVQLITVQRILDLFNNNVLPVVCEQGSLGASGDLAPLAKLFLPLLGLGEVNFEGKRQQSINVLEKLGWEPIKLEAKEGLALLNGTQFMSAHAVYTLLKTFRIIDQGDIIGALSLDAFDGLIEPFSENIQRIRPHKGQAETAKNFRNVLTGSEMQAKPKEHIQDPYSFRCIPQVHGAVKDAVNYVATVIETEINSVTDNPTVFPDEDLIISGGNFHGEPLALSLDFLAMAISELGSISERRTYRLISGERGLPEFLVANPGLNSGFMIPQYAAASIVSQNKQLCTPCVVDSIPSSNEQEDHVSMGGNAATKTLKVVLNTEKILAIELYNAAQAMDFRRPVKSSPFIERFISAYRKKVKFVEEDIVMYEAINKTIDFLNSTKINRL
- the hisS gene encoding histidine--tRNA ligase — protein: MAQKPSIPKGTRDFSPSEMVRRNYIFNTIKDVFRLYGFQPIETPAMENLSTLMGKYGEEGDKLLFKILNSGDFISKVPQEMLDEKNSNKLTTKLSEKGLRYDLTVPFARYVVQYRNDIAFPFKRYQIQPVWRADRPQKGRYREFYQCDVDVIGSNSLLNEVELVQIIDEVFQRLGINTTVKINNRKILAGIAEAIGEADRMVDITVAIDKLDKIGLEKVNAEMLEKGISQEAVDKLQPILKLEGSTVEKLAQIETVIGGTETGAKGIAEMRTMFAYLENVELNTTVELDLTLARGLNYYTGAIFEVKSNDVQIGSICGGGRYDDLTGIFGMPDVSGVGVSFGAERIYDVLVQLDAFPEESLETTKALFVNFGEKEEAYCLPVLAQLRKNGVNAEIFPESAKMKKQMTYANRKEIAYVILAGDNEMEASKFTLKNMETGEQQLVGAQELINILK
- a CDS encoding WbuC family cupin fold metalloprotein; amino-acid sequence: MIKKIDKQTLDNLCAEAKQADRQRKNLNYHSNFNDPINRMLNAVEPGSYVQPHKHENPDKREVFILLRGKMAVVFFDDDGNITENLILDNKENYGVEIPPAVWHTIIALERGTVVYEVKDGPYSPSDDKNFASWAPKEDEKESADYIRHILKSLKITL
- a CDS encoding DUF4870 domain-containing protein; this translates as MYRIIDDPNERQWGMLVHLAALATFILPVAGNIIGPLIVYLIKKDEYEFVNDQGKEVLNFQITWSIIFFISLILILVGIGVLMLIGFGIAWLVLVIVASVSASNGTPYKYPFTIRFLQ
- a CDS encoding GAF domain-containing protein; the encoded protein is MEDRKKEGRYGRIYKQLSELVLKSNNTQARMATIIAVLHHKMDYFFWTGYYLIENGEMTVNSYQGPVACQILEKDKGVCWAAFNKKETVVVEDVHAFPDHIACDSRSNSEIVVPLKNQAGEVIGVLDIDSSEKASFTKVDANWLEKILELIWS
- a CDS encoding DMT family transporter yields the protein MKLIYTTIVLLIGFLLAIQGSINTQLTTYLKHPMQGALISFFVGFLALLALNFIFKTEIPNWGHLNTAPWYVFAGGLLGAIFVSSVIFFIPKIGVTTVLAASIAGQLIAASVIDHFGFFGLEQHPVSMGKIGGIVLLAFGIFLIQKY
- the rluF gene encoding 23S rRNA pseudouridine(2604) synthase RluF, with the translated sequence MESKRLNKAISETGFCSRREADRLIENGKVKVNGEVAGLGVQVTIDDRIEVDGQLVTKEVPNIYLAFHKPVGITCTTDTNKKDNIVDFINFPERIFPIGRLDKPSEGLIFMTNDGDIVNKILRAGNNHEKEYIVNVNRKITQAFIRQMSNGVPILDTVTKKCQVERINDFTFRIILTQGLNRQIRRMCAHLGYEVTRLKRVRIMNIELGNLKRGKYRHFTSEELKEINRLVADSSKTQEASED
- a CDS encoding metallophosphoesterase — translated: MRASAMLLIPLLIFMLLVDIYTFRGIKPLLAKLANKLLRKSLAILFWSISIVVFAGFCLFMFGIQQVKQSDAYIYVGYLVVSFALFYIPKFVFIVFVLLKDIQLLFKTIFNWIKGKRKKSLSPNNSGRKMERAEFLYQMGLVLAAVPFAGILYGVTKGKFNYRVMRETISFDNLPKSFKGLKIVQISDMHLGSFNKKFDQVAKAVELINEQEPDILLFTGDLVNNFAEETEGWAPVLSQLKAKIGKYSVLGNHDYGDYSDWESAAAKEKNLAAIKKFHQKIGFRLLLNETETININGEEIALIGVENWGKPPFPQHGDLQKASKDAEGQQFKILMSHDPSHWDAETLPKTDIDLTFAGHTHGMQFGIERAGIKWSPVQYKYPRWGGLYREKEQFLYVNRGFGYIGFPGRIGMPPEITVVELT
- a CDS encoding DUF6787 family protein, with the protein product MFDRLRKKWKLNSNFQVVIILFVFSITGSAALYVRKAVFDLAGITDATSLWIKVPLYIVTVVPAYQVLFLLFASLLGQFRFAWEFEKKTFSRFIPKKK
- the msrA gene encoding peptide-methionine (S)-S-oxide reductase MsrA; amino-acid sequence: MRTLALIFTLLIYSNSGMSKDLQKATLGGGCFWCTEAIYLELKGVVDVKPGYSGGHVKNPTYKQVCEGTTGHAEVVQITFDPEVVSFSEILEVFFMTHDPTTLNRQGNDVGPQYRSAIFYHNEKQKEVAERVIDLFEKEEVYSKPIVTEVTGFDKFYVAEDYHINYYARNKTQGYCQFVVAPKLEKFKKIFKDQLKK
- a CDS encoding YciI family protein, whose amino-acid sequence is MKRIVFALCLLTFAFAVSAQDQREFSYTEGDTTYTMKRYVFMLLESGETKSKDSTEAAHYQELHMAHLNKLAESGKLIVAGPFEGGGDNRGLLIFDVETVDEALKLEGEDPSVKTNRLKMNAFYWWGAKGTVIK
- a CDS encoding DsrE family protein; the encoded protein is MKTRFLIVFVMLLGFSFSGLANNPEVENEPQMEEIPASEKLVVLWTSGDKEVAEKMVLMYTFNSKRFDWWKDITLVVWGPSQKVLVENKDIQDYVKKIMDQGTAVKACKGCSDMYGISEKLEELGVEVKYMGEITDYMKEGRHVLTL
- a CDS encoding nitroreductase family protein is translated as MNRRNSLKAGASILAGLTVAPVVSATGKSLASTSDDSFWEVVKNRRSVRAYKSDTVPDADLKKIVNAARMAPTAGNQQPWKFLVITDKKKIEALKTAKLKETEAYLKDAKKLKGEELKKQLNEYEDQLSKGYLSAPAYIVVLTDNNSIYPQYNHWDGPLAAANLMLAARALGYGTVHITDSFSEEITRKVFNIPDHFTRVCFTPVGVPVEWPEKEKRVLDEFVVNNSF